In one Chitinophaga sancti genomic region, the following are encoded:
- a CDS encoding efflux RND transporter permease subunit, protein MNRLKKILKKTPQWISEEERLKIIEQSSKQVSRGVFFATIIIITSFLPVFMLTGQEGKLFHPLAYTKTFIMIMDAFLVITLAPVLISFFMKGKFRPDNENPINRFLEKVYEPIINGVLKWRKTTIAINVIALVVTIPLLKSLGSEFMPPLDEQSIIFMPVTLPDISNAEAKRILQVQDKIIKSVPEVDKVLGKAGRASTATDNSPISMIETIIMLKPKSQWREGKTKKDIINELDAKLQIPGVVNGWTQPIINRINMLATGVRTDVGVKVYGQSLDSIAVVSERVKKALEGTTGIMDLYVEPVTGGKYLNINVRRADLARYGLNVDDVNQTVETALGGAPVGNTIEGRQRFSISVRLAQDYRNSVERIKRIPIMSPSVGEVPLSSVADVEFVDGPPMITSENAMLRGAVLFNVRGRDLGSTVKEAINKMSHAKGVLPAGYYLEWSGQYENLIRGEQTLMWIAPVVLVIIFFSLYFAFHSIREAFLSLITVPFALIGGAYMIYFWGVNLSVAVAVGFIALFGIAVETGIVMVIYLNDAMQQLIKTKGNSSETITKEDLRQYVIHGAAKRLRPKLMTVCVSLFGLVPVLWATGVGTDVMKPIVLPMIGGVLTSSTHILLVTPLIFLMSKEYELRKYGKIELHEVHH, encoded by the coding sequence TGCGACTATCATTATCATTACCTCTTTTCTTCCTGTGTTTATGCTGACTGGCCAGGAAGGAAAACTTTTCCACCCACTTGCTTATACAAAGACATTCATTATGATCATGGATGCCTTCTTGGTTATTACACTCGCACCAGTATTGATTTCCTTTTTTATGAAAGGAAAGTTCAGGCCCGATAATGAAAATCCGATAAACCGGTTTCTGGAGAAAGTCTATGAACCTATTATCAACGGAGTATTAAAATGGCGGAAAACCACGATAGCCATCAATGTAATTGCATTGGTAGTGACGATCCCCCTGCTTAAAAGCCTGGGGAGTGAATTTATGCCGCCACTGGATGAGCAGAGCATAATTTTTATGCCTGTAACATTACCAGATATCTCCAATGCAGAAGCCAAACGTATTTTACAGGTTCAGGACAAGATCATAAAATCTGTTCCTGAAGTAGATAAGGTGCTGGGCAAGGCCGGGAGGGCCAGCACCGCTACCGACAATTCCCCCATCAGCATGATCGAAACCATCATTATGCTGAAGCCAAAGTCGCAATGGCGAGAAGGTAAAACGAAAAAAGATATCATCAATGAATTAGATGCCAAACTACAGATTCCCGGCGTTGTAAATGGCTGGACCCAGCCGATAATCAACCGTATCAATATGTTGGCCACGGGTGTCCGAACTGACGTTGGGGTTAAAGTGTACGGCCAAAGCCTGGATTCCATTGCCGTTGTATCAGAACGTGTGAAGAAAGCGCTTGAAGGAACTACCGGTATTATGGACCTATATGTGGAACCGGTTACCGGAGGTAAATACCTCAACATAAATGTACGGAGAGCAGATCTAGCCCGGTATGGCCTGAATGTGGATGATGTAAATCAGACTGTGGAAACAGCCCTGGGTGGCGCCCCTGTAGGAAATACTATCGAAGGCCGTCAGCGGTTTTCAATCAGTGTGCGGCTCGCGCAAGATTATCGGAACAGCGTAGAGCGCATTAAACGCATTCCTATCATGTCACCTTCAGTTGGAGAAGTACCCTTATCATCTGTGGCTGATGTGGAATTTGTTGATGGCCCCCCGATGATCACCTCTGAAAACGCGATGCTCCGCGGTGCCGTTCTCTTTAATGTACGTGGCCGTGACCTCGGCAGCACCGTCAAAGAGGCCATCAATAAAATGAGCCATGCGAAAGGTGTATTGCCGGCTGGGTACTACCTGGAGTGGAGCGGCCAGTATGAAAACCTGATCCGGGGCGAGCAAACGTTAATGTGGATTGCACCGGTAGTACTGGTAATCATCTTCTTTTCCCTGTATTTCGCATTCCACTCAATCCGGGAAGCCTTCCTCAGCCTTATCACCGTGCCTTTCGCGCTAATTGGAGGCGCATATATGATTTACTTCTGGGGGGTAAACCTTTCTGTAGCAGTGGCTGTGGGTTTTATCGCATTATTTGGAATAGCGGTGGAAACGGGGATTGTAATGGTAATATATCTCAATGACGCCATGCAACAGCTCATAAAAACAAAAGGAAATTCTTCAGAAACAATTACAAAAGAAGATCTCCGTCAATATGTAATACATGGTGCAGCTAAACGTCTACGACCTAAGCTAATGACAGTATGCGTTTCGCTCTTTGGCCTGGTTCCTGTTCTCTGGGCAACGGGAGTTGGCACAGATGTGATGAAGCCCATAGTGCTTCCCATGATTGGAGGGGTACTTACCTCTTCCACGCATATCCTGCTGGTAACTCCTTTGATTTTTTTAATGTCGAAAGAATACGAATTACGCAAGTACGGAAAAATAGAGCTTCATGAAGTACATCATTAA
- a CDS encoding efflux RND transporter periplasmic adaptor subunit, giving the protein MRNSYIVKILFSVFVAVSGLAACKAKTDKSSHAKHKAGQQYTCPMHPQIILSKPGKCPICGMDLVLKEANMELVVDSSIASLTKPVNAQVVATIPVIQPESGTRIYASEVNGIITYDTRNQTSISSRVGGRVERLLIKYNYQPVRKGQLIMEIYSPDLAAAQRELLYVAHGSPEMLTGARQRLQLLGMQPAQIDKVLASGNILYRIPVYSSSDGYILEKSTTSPAAAPAAMAASSAAGDGMGGMGGGSAVAPAATPAPAAPTASPVLLREGQYVSAGESLFIIYQAKALVAEFAFPPQLAARIKTGQKLLFFPTSDDNAMRSGTIGLIEPVFRNGLNFTLARVYLGENNFQVGQLLAANVPVVYSDGWWLPKKAVWRLGNKSIVFRKEKEVYVPVQVETGIEAKDMIQVITSIGNWKVASNASYLVDSESFIKTNN; this is encoded by the coding sequence ATGAGAAACAGTTATATCGTTAAAATATTATTCTCTGTGTTTGTGGCTGTATCTGGCCTGGCTGCCTGTAAAGCGAAGACAGATAAGTCGTCTCATGCAAAACATAAGGCCGGCCAGCAATATACTTGTCCCATGCATCCACAGATCATCCTGAGCAAGCCCGGAAAGTGCCCTATTTGTGGTATGGACCTGGTATTGAAGGAAGCTAACATGGAATTGGTAGTGGACAGTAGCATTGCCAGCCTGACCAAACCTGTAAATGCGCAGGTGGTTGCCACAATTCCTGTGATACAGCCGGAGAGCGGCACACGCATTTACGCTTCAGAAGTAAATGGCATCATTACTTACGATACCCGTAACCAAACCAGTATCTCCAGCAGAGTTGGTGGCCGTGTGGAACGCCTGTTGATAAAATACAATTATCAACCTGTGAGAAAAGGGCAGCTTATCATGGAAATATACTCTCCGGATTTGGCAGCCGCGCAGCGGGAATTGCTTTATGTAGCGCACGGCAGCCCTGAAATGCTGACTGGAGCAAGGCAGCGTCTACAACTATTGGGAATGCAGCCAGCGCAAATAGACAAAGTGCTTGCATCGGGCAATATCCTATATCGGATTCCGGTTTACAGCAGCAGTGATGGATATATCCTGGAGAAATCTACGACATCACCCGCTGCGGCACCTGCTGCTATGGCCGCATCTTCCGCTGCCGGCGATGGTATGGGAGGCATGGGCGGCGGTAGCGCTGTTGCACCTGCCGCCACTCCGGCACCTGCCGCACCTACTGCCTCACCAGTACTTCTGCGTGAGGGGCAATACGTGAGTGCCGGCGAATCTCTTTTCATTATTTACCAAGCTAAGGCTCTGGTGGCGGAATTTGCTTTTCCGCCGCAACTCGCAGCCAGAATCAAAACCGGGCAGAAATTATTATTCTTTCCTACCAGCGATGATAATGCCATGCGTTCCGGCACAATAGGACTGATCGAGCCCGTGTTCCGCAATGGCCTGAACTTCACGTTGGCCAGGGTTTATCTCGGTGAGAATAATTTTCAGGTTGGTCAATTATTGGCGGCTAACGTGCCCGTTGTTTATTCAGACGGCTGGTGGCTGCCGAAAAAAGCTGTGTGGCGCCTGGGAAATAAGTCCATAGTTTTCAGAAAAGAGAAGGAGGTGTATGTTCCTGTTCAGGTAGAAACCGGAATAGAGGCGAAAGATATGATACAGGTAATAACAAGTATTGGGAACTGGAAAGTGGCTTCCAACGCATCTTATCTGGTAGACAGTGAGAGCTTTATTAAAACCAATAATTAA
- a CDS encoding efflux RND transporter periplasmic adaptor subunit, translating to MERKNFLMAVAFVPAVFFAACKEPGKKQVAEEKKQTYTCPMHPQIVQDKPGTCPICGMDLVPFDKNNKGASLTLSESQIALANITTMVVGSGALSNFKQLNGRLVTDPEKSAVISSRVPGRIEVLYIKETGVKVNKGQPLYKIYSEQLASLQQEYLLAVAQTRQFPDDTRFQQIEKAARQKLVLYDQSDAEINHLVQSQKVNPYVTYPATVSGVVSELTASEGQYVAEGGAVMRLEGYNQLWVEADVYPAEASAIHIGQSVKVIIAGWENEPQTMTVQFVNPVLQSGSQLMQIRGSITNPGDRWQPGLQVNILLPVKSKGDVLSLPVNAVIRDGKGTHVWIGKARGKFEPRMVKTGMENFDAVEITDGLKAGDTVVITGTYLLYSEYILKKGADPMAGMPGM from the coding sequence ATGGAAAGGAAAAACTTTTTAATGGCAGTTGCCTTTGTTCCGGCGGTATTCTTTGCTGCCTGCAAAGAGCCTGGTAAAAAACAGGTGGCTGAAGAAAAGAAACAGACTTATACCTGCCCCATGCACCCTCAAATAGTGCAGGACAAGCCAGGAACTTGTCCCATATGTGGTATGGACCTGGTACCGTTTGATAAAAACAACAAAGGTGCCTCTTTGACACTCAGTGAAAGCCAGATAGCATTGGCTAACATCACCACGATGGTTGTTGGCTCAGGAGCACTATCCAATTTCAAACAGCTGAATGGCCGTCTGGTAACTGATCCGGAAAAATCTGCTGTCATTTCCAGCAGAGTACCGGGACGCATAGAGGTGCTGTATATAAAGGAAACAGGCGTGAAAGTTAATAAAGGACAACCCTTGTATAAGATCTACTCCGAACAGCTGGCCTCTTTGCAGCAGGAGTATTTGTTAGCGGTGGCGCAGACCAGGCAGTTTCCTGATGATACCCGCTTTCAGCAAATTGAAAAAGCCGCGAGGCAAAAGCTGGTTTTATACGACCAGTCTGATGCGGAGATCAACCACTTGGTACAGTCTCAAAAAGTAAACCCATATGTAACCTATCCGGCCACGGTTAGCGGTGTTGTGTCTGAGCTGACTGCATCCGAAGGTCAATACGTTGCTGAAGGCGGAGCTGTCATGCGTCTGGAGGGATATAATCAGCTCTGGGTTGAAGCTGATGTATATCCAGCAGAAGCGTCTGCAATCCATATCGGACAATCCGTGAAAGTAATCATTGCCGGATGGGAAAATGAACCACAGACTATGACTGTACAATTTGTCAATCCTGTATTACAGAGTGGCAGCCAGTTAATGCAGATACGGGGAAGTATTACCAATCCTGGTGACCGCTGGCAACCTGGGCTACAGGTCAATATCCTATTGCCGGTCAAGAGCAAAGGAGATGTGTTGAGCCTCCCGGTAAATGCAGTGATCAGAGATGGTAAAGGTACTCATGTATGGATCGGGAAGGCCCGCGGAAAATTTGAGCCCCGTATGGTGAAAACAGGTATGGAGAATTTCGATGCAGTAGAAATAACAGATGGGCTGAAGGCTGGTGACACCGTGGTGATTACAGGAACCTATTTGTTGTATTCTGAATACATCTTAAAGAAAGGTGCTGATCCGATGGCTGGTATGCCCGGCATGTAA
- a CDS encoding TolC family protein, giving the protein MKYIIKYILLIILGAPLQLVAQQVPVLPLDTVLQRVDRNNILLQSYGLKAESYKYSADAATAWMAPMVGIGTFMTPYPGQTIMDSRDKGSLMLQLEQDIPNPAKLNAKKKFIASQGNVEKATRDITLNDLKAQARRLYFNWLVARQRIVVLRENEKIMTTMKKIEEVRYPYNQSQLSGVFKANAKIEDNHNMIRMQEGTIAKARSWLNSLMNAPGNQEIEIDTTYQPVFEIASSYDTATLAASRKDIIKMNESIHSMQLNIESMKKEKKPDFKFRFDHMYPLYAMMPKAFSAMGMISIPIAPWSSKMYKSGVKAMEYNVQAMEKERAAMLQETQGMLYGMQYEIQSMQKRIEAMESKIIPALRQTLDANFLNYQENKLALSNVIDSWEALSMMQSNVLDEKLKLYEMIADYEKQLYR; this is encoded by the coding sequence ATGAAGTACATCATTAAATATATACTATTAATCATCCTTGGGGCACCGCTACAACTGGTCGCACAGCAGGTTCCTGTGTTACCTCTGGACACTGTGCTGCAAAGGGTGGACCGCAACAATATTCTGTTACAGTCTTACGGATTGAAAGCCGAAAGTTATAAATACAGTGCCGATGCCGCCACTGCCTGGATGGCCCCGATGGTCGGCATAGGAACATTTATGACACCCTATCCCGGTCAAACGATTATGGATAGCAGGGATAAGGGTAGCCTGATGCTTCAGCTTGAACAGGATATTCCTAACCCTGCGAAACTGAATGCCAAGAAGAAATTCATTGCTTCGCAGGGAAATGTGGAGAAGGCCACTAGAGATATTACCCTGAACGACCTGAAGGCACAGGCCAGGCGCCTGTACTTTAACTGGCTCGTCGCAAGGCAGCGTATTGTTGTGCTGAGGGAAAACGAAAAGATCATGACAACCATGAAAAAGATTGAGGAGGTGCGTTATCCCTACAACCAGTCCCAGCTTAGCGGTGTGTTCAAGGCAAATGCGAAGATTGAAGACAATCATAACATGATCCGGATGCAGGAAGGTACCATCGCAAAGGCCCGCTCATGGCTTAACAGCCTGATGAATGCGCCTGGCAACCAGGAGATCGAGATTGATACCACTTATCAGCCGGTATTTGAGATTGCATCTTCCTATGATACTGCTACGCTGGCAGCCAGCCGGAAGGATATCATAAAGATGAATGAAAGTATCCACTCTATGCAACTGAACATCGAGAGCATGAAAAAGGAGAAAAAGCCTGACTTCAAGTTTCGTTTTGATCATATGTACCCGTTATATGCAATGATGCCCAAGGCTTTCAGTGCAATGGGTATGATCAGCATTCCGATTGCACCCTGGTCCTCTAAGATGTACAAATCCGGGGTTAAGGCCATGGAGTATAACGTACAGGCGATGGAAAAAGAACGCGCGGCGATGTTACAGGAAACCCAGGGCATGCTATATGGTATGCAGTATGAGATCCAGTCCATGCAGAAACGCATTGAAGCGATGGAAAGTAAAATCATTCCTGCTTTGCGGCAAACGCTGGATGCCAACTTTCTGAACTACCAGGAAAATAAACTGGCCTTGTCTAATGTGATCGATTCCTGGGAAGCGCTCTCTATGATGCAGTCGAATGTGCTTGATGAAAAATTGAAACTCTACGAAATGATAGCAGATTATGAGAAACAGTTATATCGTTAA